The window AACCTCGAATCGGCCGGgatctcgagttcgagacCTCGGTCAATTCGGGGGCAGGGGCCACTAATCAGCGGCCCCGAACCCACCTCCATGGTCGCCGGCATCTTCTATGGGTGCATGAGACCTCAGTAGTAGGGTCGGAGTCGCCGACCGACGGCCCAGGCACctccaccccccccccccccccccccccccccgtttttcaaaattttaggaccaaattgaaaaaagttgaaagtttgagataataatgacaaaaaaattgagaaccAAAAGTAACGAAAGAATTAACAGTGAGATCAATTATTTCTCACGAAGTGAACCACATGATGTTATTTGTctataaaaaattcacatgGTTCAATTTGTCTCAAGTTCAAAACACAAATGAGATTTTTGTATATATGAGTGTATTAattgataattattattaatgttTTATTTGTAGCCTTCTATTATGAACTATGTAACTTATAAGACAAGGAAAACTCTGCCGTTGATTTACCTCCctaattaatgaattttaactcaattacaactcaattacacttcatttttcttcaaatttaacaacataatcatgattattttatcttttttttctatttaataatatattctttcatatattttttctaaccattattacaatcaattttttaatgataaatCCCCTCACTCCACTCAAGTCTTtcatcaattcaataacataattattgttttttgtctttttctcattaataaaataaattctcacacatactttttttctcaCCATCATTACAATCACacttgaatatatatacattaatatttaaaatggtAATGAGCTAAACTACACTTCATTACCAAACACCACATTACTAAATCCTAGGAATATTATGTTCTACTTTCGAGTTTATCCCAACATGACCTTATAAGAAATGATGGTGCCACATAAACCGATTTGCATATTTAACGTCCTTATTGTAATCGTTCTTAGTCattcctaatttttttataaccTTAATCTCAGTAACAATTATTAATAATGTCTATTGTTAAATGTGTTCGTGGAGAAGTAAAAATTAGAGCAAAACCCTTCTTTTGTCTTTATGATAGTAGTGATCCATATAGATATATTGAAATCTTTATATTTACAATATCATCTTTTACGACATGAACACTTATtctaacttttaaattttatactataatttaaagaaaaattttattttgttactGTCACCAGTTATCCTAATGTtaaactttattaattatatatacatgcaaaCAGGTTAAATCCCTATCGATGAACATCGATCAAATATCTTTAATTTCCCGGTTCATCTTGTTCTCTTTTTTGTTCtccatttttcatattttaaaatggtTTCTTCACATATGTATCTATCTATCCAATGGTGCTCCTTCAATTCGGTCATGGTGGTTATTAATTGTTCATAGAACACAACCAGAAATCACAATGGCAACTTGGATGCGAGATAATCTTAGCTGGCCAGTGTTAGGCGTGGATCGTTTAAACTCATTAATTTTCACTTGCTTGATCCGATGACTGGACGAGTGCAAATTCCATAGAGAATGTCATACTCAAATTTCGGACTGCAGAATTCGGCCTATGTCGATCAATAATATTGTAAAATTTCATTAGACCTATAAATTATTGGGCCTATTTCCAACTCTCAAAATCGAGTCAGTAAGTGTTTTatccaatctcttataaacccgtgaatttttctttaatttttccgtGTAGGATAATCTCTCTCAACACGCATGTTAAATGACTTACACGAGATATTTATCCGAACCCACGTGTTCGCTCATGATATGGCCACTTGGAGTTCTCCATTTCAGATTAAGATGGGGGTATTAGTGCTAACACGGACCCAATTATCATGCATTTATCGAAACTTGATAGGGAGGCGGATAGGAAATTTCAAAAGCTCCATGATGATTCCGGTACAAAAAGTATCCGGCGCCGAGTTTCCGGATAGCACCGTTTAGCTGGTCCAATCGGCCAACCCGGGGCGATGAGTTCATCTTTGACCAAACAATCCTAACGTGTTAACGAACAGAATCTGAGGATTCTATTAAATACTACCACGAGaatttccaaaaaattttaccaTTTCTAAACACATTAATATTGGAGAATTCCGAGTCTAATTTAATAAGATAGAAATCTTACTGGTAGCTAATAAAGGTATTcggataattttataaatgcgGGTCGAATTTAGAGCATTTTAGTTACTCGGCAAAAGCGTGCGTCACTAATTTACACCATCATTAGTAATTATACATTAATATtagtttcttttattaatattagttgaattaaaaagaaaaaaatctgtAAGTCAAATAGAAAGATGTACTcatttcttaattttgtacccttattttattttattattattattttgggcATAGATCATCAAAATAGAGCTTTTGTTCGGAAATATCatggtattttattttgatggtATCATTTGATTAACTTAAAACAAAAGTTTGTATGAGGAGTTAAAAAGAAAGTTGTAAAAGTGTGGACCCAAAAGAACATAACCGATGGTCGATGGCCCCACAATTTCGAGGTGCCAAGCATGATAACAGAATTCCAAAACGAGGTGAAAGTTACTATAGGGAGTTAATTGATCTGAGCAGAAAATAGAGGGATCGGAAGGTAAAATTTTCCTCCCAGACATTAACGTCCCTGGGAAGGAAGGAAGTTTCGGAGAGGCAGGGGAATGGAAAGGATAAGTAATTGGTCGGTTTTAACATTATCCTCATCCCCACCGCCTTCTCAATCCCCACGACGGTCGGTCCAACGCGCTCCCCAAACAGTCAGACCGACAGTTGCCCATCGTCAAACGTCAATTCAATTCCCCATCCAACAGAGAACCGAAACGggatatatttttaaatttcactGATAAGAAACGCAATCAATAAATCGTATTATTTTCAAAGTTATTTGGAAGTATTTTAAGGTCAAAAAATTAGTGCTCGGGCATAGTTATTTCCGAAAGAAAAAGGTATGTAGTCATTGGCTCACTCATTCCTTACATTGGAGAGTAGAAATTATGAACTCGATTCTCGGCGATGAAACTTCTCAtatcctttcttttctcttttttctttattcatcACTCCATGTTCATAAGACCAACAGCTACCGATCTTTCTAGGTTTGAGCCTGACCCAAGGAGTAAAACTTTCTAATCGTAGTTCggttattaaaaatttttaatcgcgaattctttcttttcacaagatttaaatttaaaacttttctaaaaaatggcATCAAACCATCCGAATCAACTCATATAGACTTTTATATTCgttatttttttagtaatattttcatattctttatttagattttatcaTCCGCTTATTCGATTCATCAACTTCTCCTATTGCCAGAAAATTGTTATGAACTTCCCCTGTTTATTTTCGCTGTCAGTAACTGTGTCCAGAAATCCAATAGCTTCCAATTTATTCAGGCCTATGCCAGTTCTACTCAAGgagaaaaaattttcaatcatAGTAATTGATCCATAAAAACCTcaaattgtaaattttttttatttacagaatcgaaattcataattttacttAAAGGAAATAGGCTCCGAACCATTCAAATCgactaatattaatttttatatcctTAATTTAGATTCATTATCCGCTTAGTTCCCTCATGAACTTCCTTTTTTACAAGAGAAATGTTATGAACACCTTCCGATGTGACCGAAacaaaaagggcaaaaaaactaggagaaaattttcttttcaaatttcaatcgATGAGCTCAGCATTCTAGTCATCATCGGTCGGAGTCGGTTCTCGTCTCAATTTAAAGGAGACATGGGCCGCCATAAAGCCCATGTGTCCGCTTGACACGTGTCCCTCAGCCCCCGACACCGTTGCGGCGCTGTCCGGTCTCTCCCGCTCTGTCTATTTATACGGAGCTGCCCCAGTCGACTTTTCTCCAACGAACGCGCATACACACACTCACTCAAACACAAACGCATTACTTAACAGTTTCCGccttctattttttttgtgaGAAATCATCATTCGTCTCgtgcaagaagaagaaaaggcagATGGGGATTTTGGATTACGTTACAGACGTCTGTGAGCTGTCTCACGGCCGCAGCAGCAGGAGGAAGCTCAAGAAGCTCAAACAACTTCAGGTAATTTAACTGAACTGATCGTTATCAATACCCCCAACAAGATATTGCGTCAGTTTGCTGCTCTGCAGGGTTCATTCTTCGTCTATTTTGAGCTAGTAAAACATAAATACAGTTTGTTACGTTTGGTTTTTCGAGTGTTGTTTAACGAACttgcggaaaaaaaaaaaactgcagAGGAGCTCCTGTTAATCAATTTGGTGGGCGCAACAGTTTTCGTCATTCAATGTCCATAACTTGATCAGTGTTTTTCCTCGTCATATGTATACCTTCTGATGGGACTATGAAGGAAGTTCATTGGAGGCCATGAGCCAAATTagtatagtttttttttaaaaaaattccacTCTGAATCTTCTAATTTTAACGGTTTTATTACGAGCATCGGACCGTCTAGGTATTCATATCAGATTTTCTCCCGTGGAAGTCATTGAGCCGGAGTAATTTTTTCCCATATGTACATGGAGGAGCATACTCAGGCTAGTTCTTCATGAATATACTCGgctttaaattctttttttttttcggtgtataCATATTTAGAAGTCTATTGATCCCGATTAATCCAGTTCGAATCGGGTCCCTTCATTCCCGGAGTGGATGGagatttttgtaaattttaatGTACATATTCAAAAGTCCATTGGTCCCAGTTAACCCATTTCAAGCCAGGTCCCCTCGTTTCTGGAGTGGATGGAGTGATATTAGTACGTCAAATTTTTGTCAATTATTGATAACAGTCCTTGTCCCTCTACGGTTTTCTGCAtagtaatttctttttatcttttttctccGAGAAATTAGATAaactaaattatttttgttggGTGGTCTGATATTCAGACCGTGGAGATCAAGGTGAAGATGGACTGTGGGGGATGCGAGCGTCGGGTTCGAAAATCAGTGGAAGGGATGAGAGGAGTGACCAAGGTGGAGGTGGAGCCTAAGCAGAGCAAGCTCACGGTGATCGGGTACGTGGACCCGAATAAGGTCCTGCGCCGGGTCCAGTATCGCACGGGCAAGGTGGCCACCTTCTGGCCCTACGTGCCCTACGATCTTGTGGACCATCCATACGCCCCGGGGGCATACGACAGGAAGGCTCCTCCCGGGTATGTGCGGAACGTGATCCAGGACCCGCAGGCATCTTCACTCGCCCGTGCTAGCTCATTCGAAGTCAAGTACACGACCGCGTTCAGTGatgaaaatactaatgccTGTTCGGTCATGTGATTCGGAATTAAGTACTCAAGAGAAAATGTGTAATGTATTTGTATTGTAGATCTGGCATACGGTAAACAAAGTGGTTACTAAATCTTGTGATGTGCTTATGTAAATTAATTTGGGTTACCAAGCAGCaaagaattttcattttttttttggtgttgtAAATTTtacgaaattaattttttttttatatttattgtttcttttgtgtataatttttacatttatttattttttacaagTTAGTTGAGGTGAGGGTTCGTTTTCCTTCGCTTAAAGTGGTTTCCCAATATCCACTTTGAGCAAAGGAAATAAATCAGAGATCAATAGTGTAGTTAGCACTTATTGTAATTTTgtcttaattattatatagttataaaaaagtttttttcaatgaaattaGGGAAGTCGTAGctcatttcaaaaaattaattcttatcTAGATTAATTTGGTCTACGTAATGAGATGCTTTGGACAAATTTCTTTCACAGTAGATATAATTAATCTGTTTTGTGAGAACTAACTTCTACAGGGGATCTCATTTTTGTGGTAGAATTGTGGCAACTATTAAAGGTTGTTTACTGTTATTTGGGTAGATCATTATagacatttttaaattttagaaatgctattttttaaaaaaaagtagaagaaTTCTTTTAATCTCATATCTGATTATATcgtaataaaattattatccaTTAAGagaattattaaaagaatCTTTAGGAGGATTTGTCAAAAAGAATTTGAACTTGGATTCAGGTATATTAGGAAAATACAAGAAGTTTATTTTTGCTTGATAATCTTATATATTAGGCTTTGTGCTTTAAACGAGTGGGAAAATTGATGTCCAAGATTGACGTGTTGGAAGATTCTAGGGCAGCTGTAATCCTGTTTTAGTTCTAGAATATTAAAGGGCGACAGTATCCATAATTTTGTCTTATATTACTGTTTGGTAGTAGATTTATTTGAGTACGAGTGGCTACGTTATCTAGAAGTGTGTGGTAACTAtcatgaaagaaaaaagtgttCACTGTTTGGATGATGTGTCAGCGCAGCTGTGTTCGTACACATTCCAATTTGGGATCTTTGGTTCTTCTTTCTATACCGATAAGGGCATATATTTGAGGTGTTTGGTCAATTAAACGAGACCCTAATATGCGTTATGTATTGTTGTTCATAATTTAAGAATCTTTGTACGTGGTATAATAATTTCTGATCTGTATAGATATGCTACGAAAGGTTTTCGTTAGTGTGAAATGAAAGTAAGGAAATGATGGGACGGGAGagtgaaaagaaaggaaatgatgactggagagagaaaaaaagagggagTGAGAAAGTTGATGATTGATGAATATGGAAACCCATCAATTTATCATTAACTTATTTCTTAATCTAAGTATATGTAActattgattttcttttttgtcgaATATAActattaattgattatattaGTTTGTAATGTATTAGCTCTCAGGCATACGCGTAGTGCGCGATtacttttgtatttttatacaATCTTGATTATGATATTCAAGGAAAACAAGTTAGATTTATGGGAATAATGATTTATCTTTGTATATATTTAGTAGTTAAAACTTTGTTATTTCGTTATCTTTAGGAATTCATAAGTTTAGTTATAGTCCTTCTAGGATCGATTTTCTTCTATTGGGAAATGTGATAGGAGTCACCACACTGTCTTTGGATTTCTTAAAATTGCATTTCGGCCCCACAATTCACCCGGGAAAGAAAGTGAccgatttttttgttttttcgtttc of the Punica granatum isolate Tunisia-2019 chromosome 6, ASM765513v2, whole genome shotgun sequence genome contains:
- the LOC116209887 gene encoding heavy metal-associated isoprenylated plant protein 27-like, encoding MGILDYVTDVCELSHGRSSRRKLKKLKQLQTVEIKVKMDCGGCERRVRKSVEGMRGVTKVEVEPKQSKLTVIGYVDPNKVLRRVQYRTGKVATFWPYVPYDLVDHPYAPGAYDRKAPPGYVRNVIQDPQASSLARASSFEVKYTTAFSDENTNACSVM